From a single Arachis hypogaea cultivar Tifrunner chromosome 3, arahy.Tifrunner.gnm2.J5K5, whole genome shotgun sequence genomic region:
- the LOC112773428 gene encoding uncharacterized protein translates to MHGFYGADSFVELGECWVEMIKYVANEPSIGLFFIQQHTQTAVPNIIKLQNNVIVKSRETSLHTQDLEDSIVMVRSMKECGFSIVDEMIGDIKKSLITMGTKQPKKGLIRPATNIDRTSSAGNSAIYALESSEKRGITSSQGMKTEEFNLSNLIKDEPQFQSQPQHNDVRDLEKLLVSEKYDDFKANIEAKLEEWLKGTNSHYDNCQTVDDKKL, encoded by the exons ATGCATGGATTTTACGGTGCTGATAGTTTTGTGGAGCTAGGTGAATGTTGGGTAGAAATGATTAAATACGTGGCTAATGAACCATCCATTGGACTTTTTTTTATCCAACAACATACTCAAACAGCTGTGCCCAATATTATTAAACTTCAAAACAATGTTATTGTGAAGTCTCGTGAAACAAGTTTACACACACAAGATTTAGAAGATTCGATCGTAATGGTTAGATCGATGAAGGAGTGTGGATTTTCTATAGTTGATGAGATGATTGGAGACATTAAAAAATCTCTAATAACTATGGGAACAAAACAACCAAAAAAGGGGTTGATTCGTCCTGCAACAAATATTGATAGAACTAGTTCTGCGGGTAATTCTGCTATTTATGCTCTTGAAAGCAGTGAAAAAAGGG GCATTACATCTTCGCAGGGTATGAAAACTGAAGAGTTCAACTTGTCAAACTTGATTAAAGATGAACCTCAATTTCAATCTCAACCTCAACACAATGATGTTAGGGATCTTGAGAAGTTATTAGTCTCAGAAAAGTATGATGACTTCAAAGCTAATATAGAAGCTAAACTTGAGGAGTGGCTAAAAGGAACTAACAGCCATTATGACAATTGTCAAACAGTTGACGATAAAAAGCTTTAG